The proteins below come from a single Trachemys scripta elegans isolate TJP31775 chromosome 16, CAS_Tse_1.0, whole genome shotgun sequence genomic window:
- the ITPKC gene encoding inositol-trisphosphate 3-kinase C, translated as MPARGEGSGCLAKRELAPRGSVGPWGWRAMKPRDRSPHRNKPWKKLKSMVHWSPFVVSFKKRYPWVQLAGHAGNFKAGDYGRILKKFCPREQQCLEHLMRDSLRPHVPTYFGLAQRDGERYNQMEDLLASFETPSIMDCKMGVRTYLEEELEQARQRPRLRCDMYEKMVAVDPGAPTPEEHTQRAVLKPRYMQWRESLSSTATLGFRIEGIKKADGTCSTNFKKTRLPEQVVQALGDFVDGDRTILTNYLGRLKELRAALEQSEFFKTHEVVGSSLLFVHDRTGLAKVWMIDFGKTVPLAGGQTLTHRLPWVEGNREDGYLWGLDNLIAIFSTMEQD; from the exons ATGCCAGCCAGAggggagggctccggctgccTTGCAAAGAGGGAGCTGGCGCCAAGGGGAAGCGTGGGGCCGTGGGGCTGGCGGGCCATGAAGCCGCGGGACAGGAGCCCCCATCGG AACAAGCCGTGGAAAAAACTCAAAAGCATGGTCCACTGGTCGCCTTTCGTCGTGTCCTTCAAGAAGCGCTACCCCTGGGTGCAGCTGGCCGGCCATGCGG ggaaTTTCAAAGCTGGGGACTACGGGCGGATCCTGAAGAAGTTCTGCCCGCGGGAGCAGCAGTGCCTGGAGCACCTCATGCGGGACTCACTGCGCCCCCATGTGCCCACCTACTTCGGGCTGGCGCAGCGGGATGGCGAGCGCTACAACCAGATGGAGGATCTGCTGGCCAGCTTTGAGACGCCCTCCATCATGGACTGCAAGATGGGGGTCAG GACgtacctggaggaggagctggagcaaGCTCGCCAGCGGCCCCGGCTGCGCTGTGACATGTACGAGAAGATGGTGGCGGTGGACCCGGGGGCGCCCACGCCCGAGGAGCACACCCAGCGCGCCGTGCTCAAGCCCCGCTACATGCAGTGGAGGGAGTCGCTCAGCTCCACCGCCACGCTGGGCTTCCGCATCGAGGGCATCAAG AAAGCTGACGGCACCTGCAGCACCAACTTCAAGAAGACGCGGCTGCCCGAGCAGGTGGTGCAGGCACTGGGCGACTTCGTGGACGGCGACAGAACCATTCTG acTAACTACCTGGGCCGCTTGAAGGAGCTGCGGGCGGCGCTGGAGCAGTCCGAGTTCTTCAAGACCCACGAG GTGGTGGGGAGCTCTCTGCTGTTTGTCCATGACCGGACGGGGCTGGCCAAGGTCTGGATGATCGACTTCGGCAAGACGGTGCCGCTGGCCGGGGGACAGACGCTGACGCACCGgctgccctgggtggaggggaaCCGGGAGGACGGCTACCTCTGGGGGCTGGACAATCTCATCGCCATCTTCAGCACCATGGAGCAGGACTGA
- the C16H19orf54 gene encoding UPF0692 protein C19orf54 homolog: protein MGLGQDGTALGRLASSSPPAGLLLGLRGGALSPACQEDGEIAGLFHPSPACPPPAPEDVLEIYLLSKQGKSWRPQLWSYRQAHESNAQLTDFCPKRAGDGKVYVVPCCRALGATGAPACCKLPAHATRDSGA, encoded by the coding sequence ATGGGGCTCGGACAGGATGGAACTGCCCTGGGGAGACTGGCTAGCTCCTCTCCTCCTGCAGGACTCCTGCTGGGCCTCAGGGGCGGCGCCctcagcccggcctgccaggaggACGGAGAAATCGCCGGCCTCTtccaccccagcccagcctgccccccacctgccccggAGGACGTGCTGGAGATCTACCTGCTCTCCAAGCAGGGCAAGAGCTGGCGCCCCCAGCTGTGGAGCTACCGGCAGGCACACGAGAGCAACGCCCAGCTGACCGACTTCTGCCCCAAGCGGGCGGGCGACGGCAAGGTCTACGTGGTNCCCTGCTGCCGAGCGCTAGGCGCCACCGGAGCGCCCGCCTGCTGCAAACTCCCTGCCCATGCTACAAGGGACAGCGGGGCCTAG
- the RAB4B gene encoding ras-related protein Rab-4B, whose amino-acid sequence MDAFCDPDSPWAKAEGLDPNPRCWAKPVLTEDLPAGAAPRPVSACVLARTVVGAGCFKDRSRQGISYARVLSQADFLFKFLVIGSAGTGKSCLLHQFIENKFKQDSNHTIGVEFGSKVVNVGGKTVKLQIWDTAGQERFRSVTRSYYRGAAGALLVYDITSRETYNALTNWLTDARTLASPSIVIILCGNKKDLDADREVTFLEASRFAQENELMFLETSALTGENVEEAFLKCARTILNKIESGELDPERMGSGIQYGDTSLRHLRQPRGAQTQSKQPCGC is encoded by the exons ATGGACGCCTTCTGTGACCCTGA TTCGCCCTGGGCAAAGGCCGAGGGCCTGGATCCCAACCCCCGGTGCTGGGCAAAGCCGGTGCTTACGGAGGATCTGCCGGCTGGAGCAGCCCCCAGGCCTGTCTCGGCCTGTGTTCTGGCTCGCACCGTGGTTGGTGCTGGATGCTTCAAGGACCGCAGCAGGCAGGGGATAAGCTACGCCCGTGTTCTGTCCCAGGCTG ATTTCCTCTTCAAGTTCCTGGTGATAGGAAGTGCTGGTACTGGGAAGTCCTGTCTCCTGCACCAGTTTATAGAGAATAAAT TCAAGCAGGATTCCAACCACACGATTGGAGTGGAGTTTGGGTCGAAGGTGGTTAACGTCGGTGGGAAAACGGTGAAACTGCAGATCTGGGATACGGCGGGACAAGAACGGTTTAG GTCGGTGACTCGGAGCTACTACCGCGGTGCAGCCGGGGCCCTGCTGGTGTACGACATTACCAG CCGGGAGACTTACAACGCGCTGACTAACTGGCTGACGGACGCCCGGACCCTCGCCAGCCCCAGCATCGTCATCATCCTCTGCGGGAACAAGAAGGACCTGGATGCGGACCGGGAAGTGACCTTCCTGGAAGCCTCCCGCTTTGCACAAGAGAACG AACTCATGTTCCTGGAGACCAGCGCGCTGACGGGGGAGAACGTGGAAGAAGCTTTCTTAAAATGTGCCAGGACCATACTAAACAAAATTGAATCAG GTGAGCTGGACCCCGAGAGGATGGGCTCAGGCATCCAGTATGGAGACACCTCCTTGCGCCACCTGCGCCAGCCCCGCGGGGCCCAAACACAGAGCAAGCAGCCGTGCGGCTGCTAA